Proteins from a single region of Coriobacteriia bacterium:
- a CDS encoding PIN/TRAM domain-containing protein → MTRFLFVTGGLLGGYAVTRLVPWQTELGVPQYYVIFLFIILGAAIGYVFGGIVGRELTVLWREAEHRVREIAPADLLLGTAGLIIGLLVALLASQPLRLLTPEWLSVAVTGVLMLVSVYVFVNVALWKRRDFAAMFPRLAPVELMTADERTVVLDTSAIIDGRFVELHRLGFLPGTLRVPRFVLGELQTLADSADDTRRARGRRGLDLLAALPENERVQVFETDYHDTAAVDDKLLRLSTDVKSALVTVDYNLAKVARVRGIEVLNLNDAATSLRPNYLPGELIRLKIAKPGKEAEQGVGYLDDGTMVVVQGGRSHVNHEIDVEVSSVLQTSAGRMIFARANQDDADEASA, encoded by the coding sequence ATGACCCGTTTCTTGTTCGTAACGGGGGGTCTCCTGGGCGGGTATGCAGTCACGAGACTAGTTCCATGGCAGACAGAACTCGGTGTTCCCCAGTACTACGTCATCTTCCTATTCATCATCCTTGGGGCAGCAATCGGGTACGTCTTCGGCGGGATCGTCGGCCGAGAGCTAACCGTCTTGTGGCGAGAAGCCGAGCACAGGGTGCGGGAGATCGCCCCCGCAGACCTCTTGCTGGGAACCGCCGGACTTATCATCGGCCTCCTTGTCGCGCTTCTTGCGTCTCAGCCTTTGCGTCTCCTCACACCCGAGTGGCTGTCGGTCGCTGTGACCGGCGTGCTCATGCTCGTGAGCGTTTACGTCTTCGTGAACGTCGCCCTGTGGAAGCGTCGAGACTTCGCCGCGATGTTCCCTCGCCTCGCACCGGTAGAGCTGATGACCGCCGATGAACGCACGGTGGTGCTCGACACTAGCGCCATCATCGACGGCCGTTTCGTCGAGCTGCATCGCCTCGGCTTTCTTCCGGGTACGCTCCGAGTGCCGCGCTTCGTGCTCGGCGAACTGCAGACGCTGGCCGACTCGGCCGACGACACGCGTCGTGCTCGCGGGCGGCGAGGCCTCGACTTGCTCGCCGCGCTGCCCGAGAACGAGCGCGTCCAGGTGTTCGAAACCGACTACCACGACACGGCGGCGGTCGACGACAAGCTGCTTCGACTCTCTACCGACGTCAAGAGCGCGCTGGTCACCGTCGACTACAACCTCGCCAAGGTCGCACGGGTTCGCGGCATCGAGGTCCTGAACCTCAACGACGCCGCCACATCCCTGCGTCCGAACTACCTGCCCGGCGAACTCATCCGGCTCAAGATCGCGAAGCCAGGCAAGGAAGCCGAGCAGGGCGTGGGCTACCTCGACGATGGCACGATGGTCGTCGTGCAGGGCGGGCGGAGCCACGTCAACCACGAGATCGACGTGGAGGTAAGCAGCGTGCTACAGACATCGGCGGGGCGCATGATCTTCGCCCGAGCCAACCAGGATGACGCGGACGAGGCCAGCGCATGA
- a CDS encoding NYN domain-containing protein — MRTLIVDGYNVIKQTPPYSHLAEDDLDAARAALVSDVSAFAHGEWKATVVFDGHNNRASDGVSHHVAGVTVIFSRFGIDADSVIESLARVARERGDETTVVTSDAATQWAVLGGSIARMSSAEFSDELRDGSREWTEHAPAGSTSGRLEDRISADTKLRLWRWARGID; from the coding sequence ATGCGCACGTTGATTGTCGATGGCTACAACGTTATCAAGCAGACGCCGCCCTACTCCCACCTCGCCGAGGACGATCTGGACGCCGCGCGCGCCGCGCTGGTCTCCGACGTGTCGGCGTTCGCGCATGGGGAGTGGAAGGCGACGGTTGTCTTCGATGGCCACAACAACCGAGCCTCCGACGGCGTGTCGCATCACGTCGCCGGCGTAACCGTCATCTTTTCGCGCTTCGGCATCGACGCCGACTCGGTGATCGAGTCGCTCGCTCGAGTCGCGCGCGAGCGTGGGGACGAGACAACCGTCGTGACCTCCGACGCCGCGACGCAGTGGGCGGTGCTCGGCGGAAGCATCGCTCGGATGTCGTCGGCCGAGTTCTCCGACGAGCTTCGAGACGGCAGCCGAGAGTGGACAGAGCATGCTCCGGCGGGGAGTACCTCAGGCCGTCTCGAGGACCGAATCTCCGCCGACACAAAACTGCGTTTGTGGCGCTGGGCTCGGGGCATTGACTAG
- the cysE gene encoding serine O-acetyltransferase: MFDRLREDIKSVKDRDPAATSAASVLLNYPGIHALWAHRFNHWLWNHGRHGLARWGSQVVRFLTGIEIHPGVTIGRRFFIDHGMGVVVGETTVIGDDVTLYQGVTLGGTGKEHGKRHPTLENCVIVGVGATVLGNITIGHGSRIGGGAVVIESVPPQCTVVGIPGRVVRRGGSRVDTIDLHHEDLPDPVVEMFRALQRRIDRIEERCPSGPLPPEDKGDEVIIEADDGSITVEFEGGQAWDVSTESHKQR, encoded by the coding sequence ATGTTCGACCGACTGCGCGAAGACATCAAGAGCGTCAAAGATCGCGACCCGGCGGCAACATCTGCGGCGAGCGTTCTGCTCAACTATCCCGGCATTCACGCCTTGTGGGCCCACCGGTTCAACCACTGGCTGTGGAATCATGGCCGACACGGGCTTGCCCGTTGGGGCTCTCAGGTCGTCCGCTTCCTTACCGGTATCGAGATCCATCCTGGTGTCACGATTGGTCGGCGCTTCTTCATCGACCACGGTATGGGCGTGGTCGTTGGCGAGACCACGGTTATCGGCGACGACGTCACGCTCTATCAGGGCGTAACTCTCGGCGGCACAGGCAAGGAGCACGGGAAGCGCCATCCAACGCTGGAGAACTGCGTCATTGTTGGCGTGGGCGCGACGGTGCTCGGCAACATCACGATCGGTCACGGCAGCAGAATCGGCGGCGGCGCGGTGGTGATCGAGAGCGTCCCGCCGCAGTGCACGGTGGTCGGCATCCCCGGCCGCGTTGTGCGCCGGGGCGGAAGCCGAGTCGACACGATCGACCTGCACCACGAGGACTTGCCCGACCCCGTCGTCGAGATGTTCCGTGCGCTTCAGCGGCGCATCGACCGGATCGAAGAGCGCTGTCCGAGTGGCCCGCTGCCGCCGGAGGACAAGGGCGACGAGGTCATCATCGAGGCCGACGACGGCTCCATTACCGTGGAGTTCGAGGGCGGCCAGGCGTGGGACGTGTCGACCGAGAGTCACAAACAGCGTTGA
- the ispF gene encoding 2-C-methyl-D-erythritol 2,4-cyclodiphosphate synthase, with amino-acid sequence MMRIGLGYDVHAFAEGRKLILGGVEIEHERGLLGHSDADVLAHALADAVLGALRAGDIGKLFPDTDPAYTGANSIELLERVGQLATDQGWCVVDADCVLILERPKVSEYRDAMRANLARALGVATECVGLKATTTEGLGFEGREEGVGAQAVVLIQRVWPAHELG; translated from the coding sequence ATGATGCGCATCGGGCTCGGCTATGACGTGCACGCGTTTGCCGAGGGTCGCAAGCTGATCTTGGGCGGCGTGGAGATCGAGCACGAGCGCGGGTTGCTCGGCCACTCGGACGCCGATGTGCTGGCGCATGCGCTGGCCGACGCGGTGTTGGGGGCTTTGCGCGCCGGCGATATCGGCAAGCTGTTCCCCGACACCGACCCCGCCTACACTGGGGCGAACTCCATCGAGCTGCTGGAGCGCGTCGGACAGCTCGCGACGGACCAGGGCTGGTGCGTCGTGGACGCGGATTGCGTGCTCATTCTCGAGCGCCCGAAGGTCTCAGAGTACCGCGATGCCATGCGCGCGAACCTTGCGCGAGCTCTGGGAGTCGCCACCGAATGCGTCGGGCTGAAGGCCACGACGACTGAGGGCCTCGGCTTTGAAGGGCGCGAAGAAGGTGTCGGCGCGCAAGCCGTCGTACTGATCCAGCGCGTCTGGCCTGCCCACGAGCTCGGTTAG
- the cysS gene encoding cysteine--tRNA ligase, whose amino-acid sequence MRVYNTLSRTKEEFVPREPGKVAMYVCGPTVYNYIHIGNARTFLSFDVIRRYLKHRGFDVTFIQNVTDVDDKIINRANEEGIPAAEVATKYTEAFISEMRALGVEDPTIRPLATETIPAMIDLIERLIASEHAYAVGGDVYFSVRSFPEYGKLSGRDIDEIHTVARIDADDRKRDPLDFALWKAAKPGEPHWPSPWGEGRPGWHIECSAMSEMELGLPFDIHGGGSDLIFPHHENEIAQSEAATGKQFSRYWLHGGMLQINHEKMSKSLGNFLLLKDVMAHYDRNIIRLLMLQTHYRSSLDFSDTRLEETIHAYERLSNLVRNLRWARDLAACGFGVPGDALDGLKASIAATGEKFDADMDDDFNTARALASVFELARAANTFLAKYQVDLCEEDRDVLCQAEDKVVDLLCVLGIEIGEGEKAAYPPAVLDLAKDVAGYEGADAQEAVDAMLATRAAARVQKNWELADAVRDGLNRLGFVIEDTQQGARVIYKP is encoded by the coding sequence ATGCGCGTCTACAACACGTTGAGCCGCACGAAGGAAGAGTTCGTACCTCGTGAGCCCGGCAAAGTCGCGATGTATGTCTGCGGCCCAACCGTCTACAACTACATCCACATCGGCAACGCTCGGACGTTCTTGTCCTTCGATGTGATTCGCCGCTACCTGAAGCACCGCGGGTTTGACGTCACGTTCATCCAGAACGTCACCGACGTGGACGACAAGATCATCAATCGGGCCAACGAAGAGGGCATCCCGGCCGCCGAAGTTGCGACGAAGTACACCGAGGCGTTCATCAGCGAGATGCGCGCGCTCGGCGTTGAGGACCCGACGATCCGCCCGCTGGCTACCGAGACGATTCCGGCGATGATCGACCTGATCGAGCGGCTCATAGCTTCCGAGCACGCGTACGCGGTGGGTGGCGACGTCTACTTCTCGGTCCGCAGCTTTCCCGAGTACGGCAAGCTGTCTGGCCGAGATATCGACGAGATTCACACCGTCGCTCGCATCGACGCCGACGACCGCAAGCGCGACCCGCTCGACTTCGCGCTGTGGAAGGCTGCCAAGCCTGGCGAGCCGCACTGGCCGAGCCCGTGGGGCGAAGGGCGCCCCGGCTGGCACATCGAGTGCTCGGCGATGTCGGAGATGGAGCTCGGACTGCCGTTCGATATTCACGGTGGCGGCAGTGACCTGATCTTCCCGCACCACGAGAACGAGATTGCGCAGTCCGAGGCTGCTACCGGCAAGCAGTTCTCGCGCTACTGGCTGCACGGCGGCATGCTACAGATCAACCACGAGAAGATGAGCAAGTCCCTCGGCAACTTCCTGCTGCTCAAGGACGTCATGGCCCACTACGACCGCAACATTATCCGGCTCCTCATGCTGCAGACGCACTACCGCAGCTCGCTCGATTTCTCGGACACGCGTCTCGAAGAGACGATCCACGCATACGAGCGCCTCTCCAACCTCGTGCGCAACCTGCGTTGGGCGCGCGACTTGGCTGCGTGTGGATTCGGCGTCCCCGGTGATGCACTCGACGGCCTGAAGGCGTCGATCGCAGCAACGGGTGAGAAGTTCGACGCCGATATGGACGACGACTTCAACACCGCCCGAGCGCTGGCCTCGGTCTTCGAACTCGCGCGCGCGGCCAACACGTTCCTCGCCAAGTACCAGGTCGACCTGTGCGAAGAGGACCGCGACGTGCTGTGCCAGGCCGAGGACAAGGTCGTCGACCTACTGTGTGTACTGGGCATCGAGATCGGCGAGGGTGAGAAGGCAGCCTATCCGCCGGCCGTGCTGGATCTGGCCAAGGACGTCGCGGGCTACGAAGGTGCCGACGCGCAGGAAGCCGTCGACGCCATGCTTGCAACTCGCGCAGCCGCTCGCGTTCAGAAGAACTGGGAGCTGGCAGACGCGGTCCGAGACGGGCTGAACCGGCTGGGCTTCGTCATCGAGGACACGCAGCAGGGCGCGCGCGTCATCTACAAGCCGTAG
- the radA gene encoding DNA repair protein RadA: MAKARSSWRCQNCGASAPRWMGRCNDCGEFGSFVEEIVQPVGSNRQAARVSVQPVGLDAAGAVEATRTSTGIAELDRVLVGGLVGGSLVLLGGEPGIGKSTLLLQAADALGRSGADVLYVCGEESPQQVGLRARRLGVSSERVSLLPELDVAVVEAAVRQRKPAVLVVDSIQTAFDSELAGAPGSVGQVRACTARLMRAAKDLGVITLIVGHVTKDGAIAGPRVLEHMVDAVLYFEGDRDHAFRIVRAVKNRFGSASEIGIFEMAEAGLLGVGSPSAALLAERHEAVPGSAVMAAMEGTRPLLVEVQALVTPSYLPAPRRLANGIDTGRLLQVIAVLERRAGLSFAGQDVYVSVVGGLRIVEPAVDLPLALALASALKDRPVPLDVAAFGELGLTGQVRPVAQASARLKEATRLGMKRVYGAAPASMKAAAGSALQDVATISDALKVLS; this comes from the coding sequence ATGGCCAAAGCCCGCAGCTCATGGCGGTGTCAGAACTGCGGGGCCTCAGCCCCGCGTTGGATGGGCCGCTGCAACGACTGCGGTGAGTTCGGTAGTTTCGTTGAGGAGATCGTGCAGCCTGTCGGGTCAAACCGGCAGGCTGCACGTGTATCTGTCCAGCCGGTCGGCCTGGACGCGGCGGGTGCTGTCGAGGCGACTCGCACCTCGACCGGCATAGCAGAGCTCGACCGTGTGCTGGTCGGCGGGCTGGTTGGCGGGTCGCTGGTGTTGCTGGGTGGCGAGCCGGGCATCGGCAAGTCGACGCTCCTGCTTCAGGCGGCCGACGCCTTGGGGCGCTCGGGCGCCGATGTGCTCTACGTCTGCGGAGAGGAGTCGCCGCAGCAGGTAGGGCTTCGCGCGCGAAGGTTGGGCGTCTCCTCGGAACGCGTATCGCTTCTGCCCGAGCTGGACGTCGCTGTCGTTGAAGCAGCGGTGCGTCAACGAAAGCCGGCAGTTCTCGTAGTCGACTCGATACAGACTGCTTTCGACTCCGAGCTGGCGGGGGCGCCGGGCAGCGTCGGGCAGGTGCGCGCATGCACGGCTCGGCTGATGCGCGCCGCGAAGGACCTCGGCGTCATCACGCTCATCGTCGGTCACGTCACCAAGGACGGCGCGATTGCCGGCCCCCGCGTACTCGAGCACATGGTCGATGCGGTCCTGTACTTCGAAGGCGACCGCGACCACGCTTTCCGCATCGTTCGCGCGGTGAAGAACCGGTTCGGCTCGGCAAGCGAGATTGGCATCTTCGAGATGGCGGAGGCCGGGCTTCTCGGCGTGGGGTCGCCCTCGGCCGCGCTGCTGGCCGAGCGGCACGAGGCGGTGCCGGGCTCGGCGGTCATGGCCGCGATGGAGGGCACGCGTCCGCTGCTCGTCGAGGTACAGGCGCTCGTCACGCCGAGCTACCTTCCGGCCCCGCGGCGTCTTGCAAACGGCATCGACACCGGTCGCCTGCTGCAGGTCATCGCGGTTCTCGAGCGCCGAGCGGGACTCTCCTTTGCCGGCCAGGACGTGTATGTCTCGGTGGTCGGCGGGCTGCGTATCGTCGAGCCTGCGGTCGACCTGCCGCTCGCGCTCGCGTTGGCCTCGGCACTCAAGGACAGGCCGGTGCCACTCGATGTCGCCGCGTTCGGAGAGTTGGGGCTCACCGGTCAGGTGCGGCCCGTCGCCCAAGCCTCGGCACGTCTGAAGGAAGCGACCCGCCTGGGCATGAAGCGGGTCTATGGTGCGGCACCGGCGTCGATGAAGGCCGCAGCTGGCTCCGCACTGCAGGATGTGGCGACGATCTCGGATGCGCTGAAGGTGCTCTCATGA
- the rlmB gene encoding 23S rRNA (guanosine(2251)-2'-O)-methyltransferase RlmB has protein sequence MAAIEGRNAVFEALRAGMPIRRVMIAEGTKPDRTLDEIAHLAAEVGVEVARVPKRELDAQSERGAHQGVIADAAPYKYASLDDVLARAQGKERSLIIALDHITDPGNLGAIVRTAEVVGADGVLVANRRAAAVTPAAYKASAGALAHVALAQEANIVRSLVRCKEEGYWIAGASEHSKQSVWDAPLEGRVVLVMGSEGEGLARLTRETCDFLVSLPQAGKVGSLNVAQATTAIAYEWLRRAAATEA, from the coding sequence ATGGCCGCTATCGAGGGGCGCAACGCAGTGTTCGAGGCGCTTAGAGCGGGCATGCCCATTCGCCGCGTCATGATCGCCGAGGGCACCAAGCCGGATCGAACGCTCGACGAGATTGCGCACCTTGCGGCCGAGGTCGGCGTCGAGGTCGCCCGCGTCCCCAAGCGCGAGTTGGATGCGCAAAGCGAGCGTGGCGCGCACCAGGGCGTGATCGCCGATGCAGCGCCCTACAAGTACGCTTCGCTCGACGATGTCTTGGCGCGCGCGCAGGGCAAGGAGCGGTCGCTCATCATCGCGCTCGACCACATCACCGACCCCGGCAACCTGGGCGCCATCGTCCGCACCGCCGAGGTCGTGGGCGCCGATGGCGTGCTCGTGGCGAATCGCCGCGCTGCGGCGGTGACGCCCGCTGCCTACAAGGCGTCGGCTGGAGCGCTCGCACACGTTGCGCTTGCGCAGGAGGCCAACATCGTGCGGTCGCTCGTCCGCTGCAAGGAGGAGGGCTACTGGATAGCCGGAGCCTCCGAGCACTCGAAGCAAAGCGTGTGGGACGCACCGCTCGAAGGGCGGGTCGTGCTGGTCATGGGCTCGGAGGGCGAGGGGTTGGCCCGACTGACTCGAGAGACCTGCGACTTCCTCGTGAGCCTCCCGCAGGCCGGCAAGGTCGGCTCGCTGAACGTCGCGCAGGCTACCACCGCCATCGCCTACGAGTGGCTGCGCCGAGCAGCGGCGACCGAGGCGTGA
- the disA gene encoding DNA integrity scanning diadenylate cyclase DisA, which yields MSTPADATAVAVGADQQNPVTPAARSWQNLSDTLNQTGLPVIDQRTREMLREELRKVAPGTRLREGLDMILAAGTGALVVIGDEAAVNDVCNGGFAIDTPFTPQRLFELAKMDGAIILDHNAERILRANVHLVPDATLPTSETGMRHRTAERVSRQTNALVISVSQRREVVSLYLRGRRVTLENTEVLLAKANQALSTLQNYRTRLDEVLDRLTHLEFDDTVTLGDVAEAIGRFEMAQRVNREVSRYIGALGTEGRLVQMQADELSANIDDAYQLLIRDYASEPTLRHATAIMLRLRDLPLERLLEADAVAHELGLTASDRAEQHVRSRGYRVLAQIPALPATVVSRIIERFTSLPALVRASVADLDEVDGVGTRRAKAIVNGLARIRAHTAA from the coding sequence ATGAGCACGCCGGCCGATGCAACCGCGGTCGCCGTAGGCGCCGACCAGCAGAATCCTGTTACTCCGGCAGCTCGGTCGTGGCAGAATCTATCCGACACCCTCAATCAGACGGGACTCCCGGTGATCGACCAGCGAACGAGAGAGATGCTTCGCGAAGAGCTTCGGAAGGTCGCTCCAGGCACTCGCCTCCGTGAAGGTCTGGACATGATTCTTGCCGCCGGAACCGGCGCGCTGGTCGTCATCGGCGACGAGGCCGCCGTCAACGATGTCTGCAACGGTGGCTTTGCTATCGACACGCCGTTTACTCCGCAGCGTCTCTTCGAGCTCGCGAAGATGGACGGCGCGATCATTCTCGACCACAACGCCGAGCGCATTCTGCGCGCCAACGTGCATCTGGTCCCCGACGCGACGCTGCCTACCTCCGAGACTGGCATGCGCCACCGCACTGCCGAGCGCGTGAGCCGCCAGACCAACGCGCTGGTCATCTCTGTTTCGCAGCGCCGAGAAGTAGTCAGCCTCTACCTGCGCGGACGCCGCGTGACCCTCGAGAACACCGAGGTTCTGCTGGCGAAGGCCAACCAGGCGCTCTCCACCCTGCAGAACTACCGCACCCGTCTCGATGAGGTGCTCGACCGCCTTACCCACCTGGAGTTCGACGATACCGTCACGCTCGGCGACGTCGCCGAGGCGATCGGTCGCTTCGAGATGGCGCAGCGCGTCAACCGCGAGGTCAGCCGCTACATCGGGGCGCTCGGCACCGAGGGCCGCCTCGTCCAAATGCAGGCCGACGAACTCTCGGCCAACATCGACGACGCCTACCAGCTCCTCATCCGCGATTACGCGTCGGAGCCGACGCTCCGACACGCCACCGCCATCATGCTGCGCCTGCGCGACCTCCCGCTCGAGCGCTTGCTCGAGGCCGACGCTGTGGCTCACGAGCTCGGCCTGACTGCTTCGGACCGCGCCGAGCAGCACGTCCGCTCGCGGGGCTATCGCGTGCTGGCGCAGATTCCGGCGCTACCCGCCACGGTGGTCAGCCGCATCATCGAGCGCTTCACGTCGCTCCCGGCGCTCGTGCGCGCCAGCGTCGCCGATCTCGACGAGGTCGATGGCGTGGGGACTCGGCGGGCCAAAGCAATCGTCAACGGACTGGCTCGGATTCGCGCACACACTGCGGCCTAG
- the ispD gene encoding 2-C-methyl-D-erythritol 4-phosphate cytidylyltransferase yields MSEPRTAAIIVAGGTGERLGRAGGKQLAEALGRPVLSWTLAAFEAAPEVGLIVVVCHPDRIAEYRLVAVDPLALATPVAFAPGGDTRQASVASGLEQVPESVRTVLVHDGARPLVTSELIADVLAALSADSTADGVVVGYPAVDTLKVVAGNEIAATPERARFWAVQTPQIFRAEPLRAAYSAAKADGFLGTDDSSLVERNGGRVLVFEGPRDNIKVTVAEDLVLVEAALRFRQSGS; encoded by the coding sequence ATGAGCGAGCCTCGCACCGCAGCCATTATCGTCGCGGGTGGCACTGGAGAGCGGCTCGGTCGCGCCGGAGGCAAGCAGCTAGCCGAGGCGCTGGGCAGGCCGGTGCTCTCTTGGACGCTGGCCGCATTCGAAGCTGCTCCCGAGGTCGGCCTGATCGTTGTGGTCTGCCACCCCGACCGGATCGCCGAGTACCGACTGGTCGCTGTCGATCCGCTCGCACTCGCAACGCCGGTGGCCTTCGCACCTGGCGGTGACACGCGCCAAGCGTCTGTCGCAAGTGGGCTTGAGCAGGTGCCGGAGAGCGTGCGGACCGTGCTCGTACACGATGGCGCCCGCCCGCTGGTGACATCCGAACTCATCGCCGATGTGCTCGCCGCACTTAGCGCAGACTCGACGGCGGACGGCGTAGTGGTCGGCTATCCTGCCGTCGACACATTGAAGGTGGTGGCCGGCAACGAGATCGCGGCTACCCCCGAGCGCGCCCGTTTCTGGGCGGTGCAGACTCCGCAGATCTTCCGCGCCGAGCCGCTGCGCGCTGCATACTCCGCCGCCAAGGCCGACGGGTTTCTCGGCACGGACGACTCGTCGCTCGTCGAACGCAACGGCGGGCGGGTGCTGGTGTTCGAGGGTCCACGCGATAACATCAAGGTGACGGTCGCCGAGGACCTCGTCCTCGTGGAGGCAGCGTTGCGATTCCGACAGAGCGGGAGCTAG